In Anaerolineales bacterium, one DNA window encodes the following:
- a CDS encoding tetrathionate reductase family octaheme c-type cytochrome produces MKQRPSTRSRLRIPSWTLGLLGILLLILVPVLYFLPRAQKANDPAAYLPVKPVHVDHSDIVNGEFTTGQDVTRACLECHEDAATAVMATTHWTWESKEFDVPWRDEPVTIGKANQINNFCISAQGNQKRCMTCHVGYGWEEFGEYDYTKTENVDCLACHADMGAYAKGEYGDPAEGVDLLAAARSVRAPTRDNCGTCHFDGGGGNGVKHGDLDESLYFPSESLDIHMGGGNNMLCTDCHWTQDHQILGRMLSDNYTIDPAEQVSCEQCHVDQKHGDERIDGHLAAVACQTCHIPALALEDPTKVYWDWSEAAQEGREDNHFTYLKIKGEFVYDKNFAPAYLWFNGNNEYRYILGDPINKDGVTYINKPAGSIADKTAKIFPFKLHIAKQPYDTTYNYLLAPITAGENGFWTTFDWDSGFQLAEERMGLPYSGQYGFTETYMYWPTTHMVQSADKALQCDSCHSENGRMDWEALGYLGDPIKWGGRK; encoded by the coding sequence ATGAAACAACGCCCTTCGACACGCTCAAGACTTCGCATCCCTTCATGGACTTTGGGTTTGCTCGGCATTTTGTTGCTGATTCTCGTCCCGGTCCTTTACTTCCTGCCCCGCGCCCAAAAAGCGAACGACCCTGCAGCATATCTCCCCGTCAAGCCCGTGCATGTGGATCATTCCGACATCGTCAACGGCGAATTCACCACAGGACAGGATGTAACCCGCGCCTGCCTCGAATGCCACGAAGATGCCGCCACAGCAGTCATGGCAACCACCCACTGGACATGGGAATCCAAGGAATTCGATGTTCCCTGGCGCGACGAACCCGTCACCATCGGCAAAGCCAATCAGATCAACAACTTCTGCATCAGCGCACAGGGGAATCAAAAGCGATGCATGACTTGCCATGTCGGCTACGGCTGGGAGGAATTCGGAGAATACGACTACACGAAGACGGAAAACGTGGACTGTCTCGCCTGCCACGCGGATATGGGGGCGTACGCCAAAGGCGAATACGGGGATCCGGCTGAAGGCGTTGACCTGCTCGCCGCAGCACGCTCCGTCCGCGCGCCCACCCGCGACAACTGTGGGACCTGTCATTTCGACGGCGGCGGCGGCAACGGCGTCAAACACGGCGACCTCGATGAAAGCCTGTACTTTCCCAGCGAATCGCTCGACATCCACATGGGCGGCGGGAACAACATGCTCTGCACCGACTGCCATTGGACGCAGGACCACCAGATCCTCGGGCGCATGTTGAGCGATAACTACACCATCGACCCCGCCGAACAAGTCTCCTGCGAGCAATGCCATGTGGACCAAAAACACGGCGACGAACGTATTGACGGTCATCTCGCTGCAGTCGCCTGCCAAACCTGCCACATCCCCGCGCTCGCGCTCGAAGACCCCACCAAAGTCTATTGGGACTGGTCAGAGGCGGCTCAGGAGGGACGCGAAGACAACCACTTCACCTACCTCAAGATCAAAGGTGAATTTGTATACGACAAGAACTTTGCCCCCGCCTATCTCTGGTTCAATGGAAACAATGAATACCGCTACATCCTCGGCGACCCGATCAACAAGGACGGCGTGACCTACATCAACAAACCCGCGGGCAGTATTGCAGACAAAACCGCGAAGATATTCCCCTTCAAACTGCACATCGCCAAACAGCCCTACGACACAACGTACAACTATCTGCTCGCCCCCATTACCGCCGGCGAAAACGGTTTCTGGACCACCTTCGATTGGGACAGCGGCTTCCAACTCGCCGAGGAACGCATGGGTCTGCCGTACAGCGGTCAATACGGCTTCACCGAAACCTACATGTACTGGCCCACCACCCACATGGTGCAGTCCGCCGACAAAGCATTGCAATGCGACTCGTGCCACAGCGAGAACGGGCGCATGGATTGGGAAGCGCTTGGCTACCTCGGCGACCCGATCAAATGGGGCGGAAGGAAATAA
- a CDS encoding metalloregulator ArsR/SmtB family transcription factor produces MVNPTLQQEILQLEANFCAALSDPSRLLILYSLNETPHNVNELANELGLNQPTTSRHLKVLRERGLVDTVRTGTTITYHLADPRLIQALDIMRSIMRDRLAYQASLVNETAQENV; encoded by the coding sequence ATGGTCAACCCCACTCTCCAGCAGGAAATCCTGCAGCTAGAAGCCAACTTCTGTGCGGCGCTTTCGGACCCAAGCCGCCTCCTCATTTTATATTCACTCAATGAAACGCCTCACAACGTCAACGAACTGGCAAACGAATTGGGCTTGAACCAGCCCACCACGTCGCGCCACCTCAAAGTCCTGCGCGAACGCGGGCTGGTGGACACTGTTCGCACAGGCACGACCATCACCTATCACCTTGCCGATCCCCGGCTCATTCAGGCACTTGACATCATGCGCAGCATCATGCGTGACCGACTCGCATATCAGGCAAGCCTGGTCAACGAAACCGCACAGGAGAATGTATGA
- a CDS encoding helix-turn-helix domain-containing protein encodes MESFIREAASVNVASRLRELREGQNISMRTLATRSGLSANALSMIERGKTSPSVSTLYKLADALGVSITAFFDTGTEMKQIVFLKADERTRVSFTRGVFEALGGENFSGRVEPFMLTTESGATCGPHDIVHSGHEFVFCLRGQLDYYVEKELFHLGAGDSLLFASKLRHRWRNPSGNVTTALIIISGFAEGEQPHVTHMKRAK; translated from the coding sequence ATGGAATCATTTATTCGTGAGGCAGCATCCGTAAATGTGGCGTCCCGCCTGCGGGAATTGCGCGAGGGGCAAAATATTTCCATGCGCACGCTCGCAACCAGGAGCGGACTCTCCGCCAATGCGCTTTCGATGATCGAACGCGGTAAAACATCGCCTTCGGTCAGCACGCTCTATAAACTTGCGGATGCGCTGGGCGTATCGATCACGGCTTTTTTTGATACCGGGACAGAGATGAAGCAAATCGTCTTTTTGAAAGCGGACGAACGAACACGCGTGTCGTTCACGCGCGGGGTGTTCGAGGCGCTGGGCGGGGAAAATTTTTCAGGGCGGGTGGAGCCGTTCATGCTCACGACGGAGAGTGGCGCCACCTGCGGTCCGCATGACATTGTCCATTCCGGGCATGAATTTGTCTTCTGCCTGCGTGGGCAGTTGGATTATTATGTGGAGAAGGAATTGTTCCATTTGGGGGCGGGGGACAGCCTGTTGTTTGCTTCAAAATTACGTCATCGCTGGCGTAACCCAAGCGGCAATGTGACTACCGCCTTGATCATCATTTCCGGTTTTGCCGAGGGGGAGCAGCCGCATGTGACGCACATGAAGAGGGCAAAATAG
- a CDS encoding iron-sulfur cluster assembly protein encodes MSEEIKEIQWSIHTTHPEIVQQARASLSEVIDPEIGMNIIQLGLIRDVEIENGIGRVKMILTTPFCPYGPAMIEMTKAKATEGLNMPVNIEMGMEMWDFSMMEDPSALDWGMYA; translated from the coding sequence ATGAGCGAAGAAATCAAAGAAATCCAGTGGAGCATCCACACCACCCACCCTGAGATCGTTCAACAGGCGCGTGCAAGCCTGTCTGAGGTGATCGATCCGGAAATTGGAATGAACATCATTCAATTGGGCTTGATTCGGGATGTTGAAATCGAGAACGGCATCGGCCGCGTGAAGATGATCCTCACGACGCCATTCTGCCCCTACGGTCCCGCCATGATCGAGATGACCAAGGCGAAGGCAACCGAAGGGCTGAACATGCCCGTCAATATCGAAATGGGCATGGAAATGTGGGATTTCTCCATGATGGAAGATCCCTCCGCATTGGATTGGGGAATGTACGCATAA
- a CDS encoding winged helix-turn-helix transcriptional regulator, with amino-acid sequence MKSTRDKILQTLLRKPRSTINDLAEAVGINPISVRHHITNLQMEGLVEGQEERHGVGRPRLAYILTDEGMERFPTRYMQLTTRLLSQMKETMPGPVVAKLFNQIAEDLASQYASDMKNMSVEERLDFVKDMLAQEGFTVEWEKKDGQYQIHEISCPYYQIGIAHPEVCTVDQTLISKMLALPANKVQCILDGDSHCTYVVQPAEVKVK; translated from the coding sequence ATGAAATCCACGCGAGACAAGATTCTACAGACCTTGTTAAGAAAGCCGCGCTCCACCATTAATGATCTGGCGGAAGCTGTTGGCATTAATCCCATTTCCGTGCGCCACCACATCACCAACCTACAGATGGAAGGCCTGGTGGAGGGCCAGGAGGAGCGCCATGGCGTGGGACGTCCGCGCCTGGCGTACATCCTTACCGATGAGGGCATGGAGCGATTTCCCACACGCTACATGCAATTGACCACCCGCCTGCTTTCGCAAATGAAGGAGACCATGCCGGGGCCGGTAGTTGCGAAATTATTCAATCAGATCGCAGAAGACCTCGCCAGCCAGTACGCCAGCGACATGAAAAACATGAGTGTGGAGGAACGTCTTGACTTCGTCAAGGATATGCTTGCGCAGGAAGGCTTTACCGTGGAATGGGAAAAGAAGGACGGTCAATACCAGATCCATGAAATTTCCTGCCCGTATTATCAAATTGGGATTGCCCACCCTGAAGTATGCACAGTTGACCAGACCCTGATCTCAAAAATGCTGGCCCTGCCGGCCAATAAAGTTCAGTGCATTTTGGATGGCGACTCGCATTGCACCTATGTCGTCCAGCCTGCGGAAGTGAAGGTCAAGTAA